A region of the Apium graveolens cultivar Ventura chromosome 6, ASM990537v1, whole genome shotgun sequence genome:
AAATCCAATACCTTGAGATTCTCAAGCTCGCCAATTTCATTTGGTAGCTCTTTCAGAAGTTCACAATGTCTCAAAAGGAGTTCTTCCAGTTTGGTCAATTTAGAAACAGAATGGGGCAATGTTTTTATACTTGTGCTTGACATATCTAAGCTTCGAAGGACCGGAAATTGCACAAAGAATAAAGTTGGAACATCAAGTAGACTTGAGCAACCAGAGAGAACCAGTTTCTGAAGGGATGTCGGCTTACTTTTACCTTCTGGCAGCTTTGTTAAACTTTTACAACCTCTTAAATACAGTGAACAGAGATTCTCAGGAAAATTAATAGATTCAAAAATTTCTGCCAAATTTGTGCAACCAGAGAGATAAAGGTATTTTAGGGATCTCAGCATACTTATACTCTGTGGTAGCCTTGACAAGCTTCTACAATTTCTTAGATTTAGTGAACAAAGCCTTTGAAGGAAATAGATAGACTCAGGAATGTCAGCCAGATTTGTACAACCCATAAGATCTAAGTTTTTGAGATTTTCAAGTGCACTTATTTCATGTGGTAGCTCCATTAGAAGTTCACAATGACGCAAGAGGAGTTTTTCCAGTTTGTGCAATTTGAAAACAGAAGATGGCAAAGTTCTTACGCTAGTGCTTGACATATCTAGGACTTTAAGGGCTGACATGCGCGCAAAGAATGAAATTGGAACCTCCAATAGACTTGAGCAACCACGGAGACTTAGCTTCCAAAGGGATCTCAGCTTACGTGTACTTTCTGGTAGCTTTTTCAAACTTTTACAATCTGTTAGGTCCAGTAACGTAATCTTTTGAGGGAAACCAACGGACTCTAGAATTTCAACCAAATTTGTACAACCAGAGAGAAAGAGATATTTAAGGGATTTCAGCTTGCTTAAACTTTTTGGTAGCTTTGTCAAACTTTTACAATCTCGTAGATCTAATGAACAAAGACTCTGAGAAAAATGAATAGACTCAGAAATTTCAGCCAAATTTGTGCAACCAGAAAGATTCAGATTTTCAAGAGATCTCAACCGACTTATGCTTTCTGGAAGCTTTGTTAAACTTCTACAATTTGTTAAATGCAGTGAAGAGACACTCTGAGGGAAACTAATGAAATCGGGAATATCTGCCAAATTTGTGCACCCAGAGAGATAGAGATGGTTAAAAAACCTTAGCCTAGTTATGCTTTCAGGAAGCTTGGTCAAATTTTGACAATCACTTACATCTAGAAAAGAGAGACTCTGAGGAAAATCAATAGATTCAGAAATTTCAGCTAAATTTGTACAACCAGAGAGATTCAGATATTCAAGGGATCCCAGCTTACTTATACTTTCTGGTAGCTTTGTCAAACTTGTACAATTTGCTAAATCCAAGATAGAGAGGTTACGAGGTAATTTGAAAGAATTAAGTTTTTCATCTAGAGTTGTACAACCATTAAGATCCAATACCTTGAGATTCCCAAGGGATATAATTTCATCTGGCAATTCCATCAGAAGTTCACAGCATTCCAAAATGAGTTCTTCCAGTTTGATCAATTTGGAAACCGAAGGGGGTAGAGTTCTTAGACCTGTGTATGACATATCAAGGACTTTAAGGGCCGGCATTCTCTCAAAAAATGACATTGGAATACATGTCAAATCAAGGTTGAATCGTATGAATAGCCTTTCAAGATCTCGGAAGCTTAGATTATCTTGAATATCATGGAGTTTGGAATTTCTTATATGCATCTCTTTGAGGTTTCCTGCAGCTAAAACTTTTGTATGCGGTTTAACTGTTTCCTTGGGGCCATGTAACCCTTTGATGTCAAACAGAGTACCATCTCTTTCCGGAAAGTCTTTTTGTAGTTCCGTTCTACATCACAAAAATTGAGCTGTAAACATTAGGACATAACACATCAAGAGTATGTTTAAACCGGTAAAAGTTGTAGACAAACTAGGTTTGcatatttagaaaaaaaatataatgAAAAATTTCTTTGTTGAAGTTCATGTTTCTGTAAAGTTATAGAAGTTGCAAAAAGAGTTCTTTCCATTAGTTAAGTTACCACTCCACGGAAGATTTGACTGTATATATAGAATGGCTTTCTGATAAGATTTCGGAACTGGACAAATTTTTATCACAGACACGATAAGTAAGAGAATTAGAACATGCCTATTGTGTGGGAAGAGGAGAGATCAGGCTGCTTTGGGCCAATTTTTGAGCTGGCACGATTATGTTTTGGGCTCCTCATATGGTTAAGGGATTTCCTAACCGAACTGTTATTGGATGGTTCcgttattataatatttttcttgTTAGGATAATTTTTATTATCATTGTTTAGTTGTTGGCTATAAAAGCCTCTGTTCCAGTAAAAAAAAAAAGCCTCTCTTCTATTATAATTGACATTGAATTGAATTAGAGCTGATGTGCCTCGAATTGCCACTCTCAATCATTTCTTCGACAAATTTTTGACAGTTAAGTACACATATGGGCATTGCATGGGTTTGCATTCATGAGAGTTCGGTAAACCTTTGAGGGAATTTTCTGCTGATAATACTGTTTCTAAAATCTGATCATATCATTTACCATATTAAACATACCAAGTGAGGACAGTGATCTTGTTTTGCCTACATTTCTCAAAAAGAATGCGTTTGTAGTACTACtaaatttcaaaattttgtgaTTCAACTTTCCAAGTACAAGTCTCTAAGTCCAAATAGTTCATGAGTTCCAGATTCTTTAGTTCATATATTTAAACTTAAATATCTTGTTAAAGCAAACTACATAATATATACACACCCGCAACTAGAAAGATTGTAAGCAAGATGGTAAAAATTACTCTATCTTTCTCTTTCAATTTTATACAGTTTCTTTATTGAAACATCTCTCTCAATTATATACGTTACAAAAATAGTAAAGTtgtataatataaaaattaaccACACTAACTTATATTTACTACTTTTTCCACTATACtcattttatatattaaatattaatccGTCCATCAGTTTACCGACTTTTTTATTACATTTTTTCTTAACCTGCGTCAAACACCTCAACATATACAGATGAACAGGGCGGAGGGAGTACCTGCTTGGTAAAAATACTGAGTTATCCTTTCCAGAAAGGCACCCTATTGCAGCGAGTGCAGCTTTCCAAGTTTCTACCTCCTTCAAGTCCTTCATGTCCGCATGTTTACGGAACGCGGTGCCAAATGCACCACTTAGTTGGCGCACATCTTCTGGATCAACCTGGTAAAATATCGGAAAGACCTTCTGTGTTTCTATTCCTTTTTTTGATTTAAGGATTTCGACAAGCTCGTCCAGGCACCACGAAGAAGAAGCATAGTTTGTTGAGAGAACAACAATTATAATATTCGACACCTCGATTGCCGCGGACACTAATGAGGACACTTCTTCTCCGCCTTGTAGCTCACTGTCATAAAAATATGTCTGAATTTCATCTAAGTTCAAGGCTGTGCAGAGAGGATCCACGAATATTTTGCGAGTATCTGTACTTCTGAAACTCACGTACACATCGATCGCAGTTGAAATAGGAGCCATAGCAGATGATACGAGAAACCGCTGCACGAGCTCCAGATTTCGTTAGGTGAATTTTCAATTGAAGATGATCAAATAGTCAACCATTCATGATATTATCTTTTAGAACTCGGCTCCTCGACCAATCATATTTATCATCTTTTCACACTAACCGTAGTTTTTTTACTTTACGTACCAACTTACTGGATTTGATTAATGCTGGTTGATCCAACTTGTATagattaaaatattaatattaaggAGAGTAATGCCAGAGACACAAAAAAAGTTATAAAAAATTGTTATAAAATAAAATGGCATGATGTGACACAATGAAAAAATTCAATTGGTCATATTAATGTAACGGCAGAGGGGTTCTTTTATATTTAGTCAACCAACATGTGACATGTGACATTTGTAACTATTTTAGTAACCCATTTTGTACCTCTAGTATTTTCCTATTAAGAAATGGTGATAATTATAATTGGTTGGCTAATTAAATTGGACTTGTAGAACaatatgtaaaatttgttgaacCTGTAACACATCGTATTTAGATTGTATTCATTTGAACCTGTAACACATTGTATTCAGATGGTATTTACTATATTGGTTATAAAGTTGGTATAGGGGAGAGAAGTAGTGGATgcagttattttaaaaattataaaaactttactaatTTTGGAAAGTTTTAAAAGGTAAACAATTGGAAAGGGATATCCAAAAAtgaaagtgtaaacaaatggcACGGACACAGGAGTATGTTATTGAAATTTtatgttgttataaataaaatatattaattcaATATGGTAATAAATGATTAGAAATCTTTTTACAGATTTCTTAGTTTGGCTATATTTATAAATAAGGGAAATGTACCCATTGGAGATTGATTTTTTTTACATAATATCTATATTTTTTATCTATAGTATGCATTAATGATTTTTAGTAAGAATTTAtatggttggagatgctctaacaTAAGAGTTAAGTTCTATATGAATCAATTGTTTACATGTGACTTACGAGCGCTTATCAAGTAAAATATATCATGAAAATATTACAAAACGTATTATTTTGCATATCGTGTTcgataaaattattattttattaaaaatcaaGAAACTATATATTATACTGGTAGGGCTTGCAAAAtttattattctacaaaacattTTTAACTTATGGGATATTCATGTTTTACTTGTTAAatataaattttttgaaataattttcaATTAAATAGTGATATTTATAGAACACATTTTGCAAAATAATaagttttgtaaaattttaatCGTACAATACATATAGTTTTCAAGGTATTCGATGAAATAGTGCACTTCAACGAATTTTTCTCTTAacataattaataaattttatttaaatatgtaaCTATAAAAAATTGAACTTTAAATTAAGATAAAAGTATTTAAGAAATCTATAaactttattaataagcgaaatcATGTTTTATTGGTGTACAAAAGTATCAAAATACCAAATTTTGATAGTTACCAAAAATAAATTGACTTATAAATAATCTAAACTTCGTTTTTATTAGTTATCCAAGcgtctatttacttttaatttgaaaaatatttttttatcaataattaagtaatattaaataaatcaTATTGAAAAAgctaattataaattattttaagatAATTTTAATCAACATTAAATTATCTAAAGTAACAAatatttggttcataagataattaaaatttatacaCTTTATTAATAAGCAAAATCATGTTTTATTGCAGTACAaaagtaccaaattttggtactcaCCTAACACAAATTGACTTTTATTCTCTTTAAACTTTGTTTTCTATTAGTTAGTGTTCATCCTAACGTCTATTTgattttaatttgaaaaatattttttatcaataactaagtaatattaaataaactatatttaGAAAGCTAATTACgagataattatcaaataatattaattattattaaattatctaaaataacaaAAATTGCGTTCATAAGATAATTATACAATTTGTTTCACAAAAACAAAACTAATATATTAGATTTCTATAAGAAGTAAAATAATACATAACTAAAATtattatgaaaaaattaatatCTGATTCGATTCATTTTAACTGCATATTTATTTTTGCAAATAccaatttaatattaatatattaattttgatATGTGTTTCACACTACAAATTATGTTC
Encoded here:
- the LOC141667633 gene encoding uncharacterized protein LOC141667633, producing the protein MAPISTAIDVYVSFRSTDTRKIFVDPLCTALNLDEIQTYFYDSELQGGEEVSSLVSAAIEVSNIIIVVLSTNYASSSWCLDELVEILKSKKGIETQKVFPIFYQVDPEDVRQLSGAFGTAFRKHADMKDLKEVETWKAALAAIGCLSGKDNSVFLPSRTELQKDFPERDGTLFDIKGLHGPKETVKPHTKVLAAGNLKEMHIRNSKLHDIQDNLSFRDLERLFIRFNLDLTCIPMSFFERMPALKVLDMSYTGLRTLPPSVSKLIKLEELILECCELLMELPDEIISLGNLKVLDLNGCTTLDEKLNSFKLPRNLSILDLANCTSLTKLPESISKLGSLEYLNLSGCTNLAEISESIDFPQSLSFLDVSDCQNLTKLPESITRLRFFNHLYLSGCTNLADIPDFISFPQSVSSLHLTNCRSLTKLPESISRLRSLENLNLSGCTNLAEISESIHFSQSLCSLDLRDCKSLTKLPKSLSKLKSLKYLFLSGCTNLVEILESVGFPQKITLLDLTDCKSLKKLPESTRKLRSLWKLSLRGCSSLLEVPISFFARMSALKVLDMSSTSVRTLPSSVFKLHKLEKLLLRHCELLMELPHEISALENLKNLDLMGCTNLADIPESIYFLQRLCSLNLRNCRSLSRLPQSISMLRSLKYLYLSGCTNLAEIFESINFPENLCSLYLRGCKSLTKLPEGKSKPTSLQKLVLSGCSSLLDVPTLFFVQFPVLRSLDMSSTSIKTLPHSVSKLTKLEELLLRHCELLKELPNEIGELENLKVLDLEGTDLVCLPEELGELSNLRCLKASLYDAVSYKKSRNIIHIIPRRKLLKLTQLEKLSISVDPHDIWCKSAVEAIIEDLPSLRKLKSLNLYMPTTVLLQKLLELKWNKDDLSIYQNLSNFSFTIGPQAQRFIPRLPCDLEEEFLKLKRCLKFNNGKDDTTTFSEALKHAKALYMDCHWTIKTLSVFEVEKLNALEFCLLVDCNEMQTVFDESAINYGLSSKGDNFHSLQYLAIHYLKKLEEIWRGPGVYCFLQSIKVLVVKMCPKLKTIFPQVLLGDLVNLEEIRIEDCAQIKTVIDADLSLPRLKKLSLLYLPELVSISSGLSIGPKLQNIVIYDCPKLRRLPCMEECSAKVVEIKGESEWWNALEWSSGQPYSFSELDMNGDLVDELAPQYGNSLRLSMKEFSSD